The following are encoded in a window of Desulfobacteraceae bacterium genomic DNA:
- a CDS encoding FmdE family protein produces MKKPIRSTLALTLGLVFLCCAAAVAAPLETAVSTAMQSLSLKKGDSRLLLMTDAPYVRVDGRNALPYLATAQDLTGCSVGRGNLLFFQRPQSHPLRFMLFHKTSGEAVIISPAEQGWSAQNLNLGPATISQPAFWERTGDYQAGRDLFTLAAIANVWAKDGPYDFLKSAELHNHICPGLTSGYLIAHYIQKHYPLAPGERYTVLASPVWCKEDALQVVLDCTPGKKTLIVKPLSEGQLKAVSVPNPAGLLLVWNDKQKNGRGVALSFDFDRIRALSSEGTPKAASVLAALDHLNQPERFVSAAATFDLDESRYQRLIEAGSNPYEVAGLVK; encoded by the coding sequence ATGAAAAAACCGATCCGTTCGACCCTCGCCCTGACCCTCGGCCTGGTTTTCCTCTGCTGCGCCGCCGCCGTCGCGGCCCCCTTGGAAACCGCCGTCAGCACGGCCATGCAGAGCCTTTCCCTGAAAAAAGGCGATTCCCGGCTGCTGCTGATGACCGACGCCCCTTACGTCCGGGTGGACGGGCGAAACGCCCTGCCCTATCTGGCAACCGCCCAGGACCTCACCGGCTGCAGCGTGGGCCGCGGCAACCTGCTCTTTTTCCAGCGCCCCCAGTCCCACCCCCTGCGCTTCATGCTCTTTCACAAGACCTCCGGCGAGGCGGTCATCATCAGCCCGGCGGAGCAGGGCTGGTCGGCCCAGAATCTCAACCTGGGGCCGGCGACCATTTCACAGCCGGCCTTCTGGGAGCGAACCGGCGACTACCAGGCCGGTCGGGATCTCTTCACCCTGGCGGCCATCGCCAATGTCTGGGCCAAGGACGGCCCCTACGACTTTCTCAAAAGCGCCGAGCTGCACAACCACATCTGCCCCGGCCTGACCTCGGGCTACCTGATCGCCCACTACATCCAGAAGCACTACCCCCTGGCCCCGGGGGAACGCTACACCGTGCTGGCCAGCCCGGTGTGGTGCAAGGAGGACGCCCTGCAGGTGGTCCTGGACTGCACGCCGGGGAAAAAGACTCTGATCGTCAAGCCCCTTTCGGAGGGGCAGTTGAAGGCCGTTTCCGTGCCAAACCCAGCCGGCCTCCTGCTAGTCTGGAACGACAAGCAGAAAAACGGCCGGGGCGTCGCCCTGAGCTTCGATTTCGACCGGATTCGGGCCCTGTCGTCGGAGGGGACCCCCAAGGCCGCCAGCGTGCTGGCCGCCCTGGACCACCTGAACCAACCGGAACGCTTCGTCTCCGCCGCGGCGACCTTCGATTTGGACGAATCCCGCTATCAGCGCCTGATCGAGGCCGGCAGCAACCCCTACGAGGTCGCCGGTCTTGTCAAATAG